The Anabrus simplex isolate iqAnaSimp1 chromosome 6, ASM4041472v1, whole genome shotgun sequence genome includes the window AGCTACAATCCTAACGCCTCACAATTTACAGTTCCCTAAGAGTTTATCAATTGAGAGTGATAATGATTATGATTATATCGAACTCATCAATTACTGTATATTAACTGAACAGAATAGCTCAGTGCATTACAACATGGCCAGTTATGGTTGCTAGCTTTCTACTCAGGAGACAGGTAGATTCAAATCTCCTGTCAGCCATCTTCGTAATggtttttcatgatttcccatatctaactccaggcaaatgctagaataTTACGTttcttaaggccatggctgcttccttcccattcctaatccttacAATATTACACCTACACCCTCAGACAATGCTCTCACACAATACTACATGTAGCTCACCCCCATGGAGTGTACCAGGAAAAGCAGCAACATTCTGGTAAACTTTCAGGACTTAAATGGTCTGCAATCAAGGAATGTTAAACTCTACAAATCTCATAGAAGTGTATAAAAGCAGACTCGGAGGAAAGTCAATGCTttgccttttttatttttttattgggaAGCTGTTTAAGCAGTGGAAAATCTGAACTTCACGAGAGTTACTTTGGAGAAGAGGGTAACTAGCCAAACTGCAAATGTGAATCATTCTCTTAACCCAACAAAATGTAATGACTGCTTGAAACAACAAATGGAAAATGGCCTTCTACCTGCGAAGAGATGAAAATTCCAGAATGGACAAAGAAAAGTGTTGTAGCCAGAGTGTTGACCAGACAGCGCTGTATAGAATACTATATTTGGTGAGACTGAAGAGGAGAGTTTGTATAAGAGGCTAATAATTACAGAACGACAGATTGTTAAATGTTTTCATGAATTCCTAACAAAGAAGAAAATGCTTTCTGCActattatacacagttcaaaacaattagggaAGCacgtttttgaatgtatgccatgctccacaaaacaatacctctcacccaggtatattaccaactaaacctttaatcTTTACCATTGAAGtgtacaaaagaacatcaatggattcgcgttcattttcagaacaaatgggaaatgtccaaataggggcaaaaacaaagtgataacagttctccgggtggatttttatcacagttggagagcttcagtatggtgtatgtcctccacgagcatttatcacagcttggcacctatgtggcaggCTCCATATAAGTCaacagaggtcacgttgcggtatcaggtcccattcttcaatgagagcctgttcgaggtcttggagagtctgtggtggaccaagacgcccacgaacacttatcattacagaaccttgtccaaatcgatcaccttcctggacaaaatttggcatatactgctcaccacagcatctccatacacgttgacgaccataacgctgtgtcaggggaaatctggactcgtctatgaacaacacaggtctccattggagaagttgccagttgacgtctGTATGGGCACACAGAAGGCAAGCTGCGCGATGTTGTTGTGTTAACCGGGGCACTCGAACAGAACGTCTGGGTCAAAAGGacgcttctcttaacctgttccttactgtctggtcagacactgtgactccagtgaccctcctgaggtcttgttgcagttctctggcagttgctgaactacaccacaatgcacagatggtcagatattggtcatcctgtggggttgtcatgcgtccatgaccttgtccaaccctccttgtgaactggcctgtctcattgtagtgattcgACAAGTGTTGAATAATTGAcgaagagacattgagatccacagcaacacgacaaaaagtccatccttcctggatcaaagtgacggcccttgtgacttgaacctcgttaagatgtctcgtgggatgtgctggttgacgtacaacgtactcaaatgaccgcagtagtctgtgaacctcacaacgacacacggacgcaccactattcactttgttttgaggggtcacctgacagtttaatgcatgactatgcctacagatggagtataacttcgatttgacataccctgagtagctaaggtctcaaggtttgctgtacaaccattggaaccccatctaccaaattaacgttcacaaccagacattacaaaacatgttcctctaatttatttgaactgtttaGTTAGTAAAAACTATAGGCAGCATTCCCACTTCTACTGCTGAATGTCAATGTGGCTTTTCCCATATAAACCTGATTATCCCTCCAATAAGAGCTTCTCTACAAATGAAAACTGTAAGAACACTGATATTCATCAAGGTATTTGGGCCTCCTCTGCATGTATTTCAACCCGTACCATATGCCAATTCCTGGTTCCCGAATGGGAGGCATCTACAACAAACATGAAGAGTAAGGAATTAactcgtgaagatggcaacataaCTGTGATGAGCTTAGTCTGGAAGCAATTTTGAAAATTAAAGTATTTTAAAACTTCTTTCGCCTTTGcatgaatatattatttttttcaTATATACAATATCCACCTgccaaaaattaaaagaataagAACTTCAATGGCCTGGtactgtatattttcattttcttggaTTATGAAATGGTAGAGTCGGTAAACTAATATTTAGAAAAGAACGCCATGGAAATAATCATTGCAAGAAATAGCTCCTAGGTCACTGACAATCTCATAAAATGGAGTAAAACTTGATTTTCATGGAAAATGAACTGTCGCATGTTGCCAAGGCAGTAACATTCCAGTATGTCTTCAAATCCCAATGTCACCTActgatttccatttttctttaatgtttacAGGAAGATGAACCACGTAACTCTATCCGTTTCGAGAAGCCTGTTGAAACTTACAGAGTGCCCACAGAGAGACGGTACTTCACTAGAGATCTCAACATGACACGTGAAATGCTCAATTCCTTTGGACGACGTCAACTTCAGCCCTCTTCAACAGTAACAGTCAACAAGGATGTAAGTATGCAGCGAGAGAAATATAAATCTGCAATTGCCTAAACTTGTATTTAACTCAGATACTTATTTTGACACTCTCGTCCATTATCATCGAAAGAGGATTTGATGATACTGTATCGTGTCAAGTTCCTCTTAAAATTAACATTTTGCTGATTTTAAAGTTGAATATTAGCAATTATCTGGTCAACTTGCACACAGTCCATGATTCCTCTGCAGCTTTAATCTGTTTTGTGACCTCATACTCTTTATTCTGTCTGGCTGCTTGTTTGAAGGATCAGCATCCGGGcgttcagttcagagagtcctgggttcaaatcccagctgGTCCAAGGATTTTTACCACATGTTGTTGATTTCTCTGCCTCGGAGACTGGGCGTTAGTGTTTTTCTTAACACACACCTCTTAATATGCAATACCAACTACCACAGGAAACAataataaatacatccctccacacagcacgcagggttggtttcaggaagggcaaccagccgtaaaacaggaccaagtccacatgtgcaactTCACCAGCAGGTAGAAGAACAGTCATGCATTGTACCTCCTCTAGACCATGATTCTCCTTATGTTCTGCTACCAAATCATTTTCCCTGTTGTCTGTTAAGTTATTTCTACTGCTTAAAGGATCAAGTTATTTTTATTACATCTTCTGTAGAGTCAACTCTTTACTTTTTACAGTTCTGTTACTTTTATGACTGCTAGATCTAGGGGATGTATAATTTCCCCACCTCTGAAGGCTCTTCTGTTTTTCATTACCCTCTACATTCAGTCTTCAAAGAGTGGGAATCCTCCACCTATAGAGTGTTGAACTAGGTATGATATTCAATGCATTTAGTATATACAAATTAAATTGTTATGATCGTGAATAATATCTGCCTGTCTGGCTTCCTGTAACAAGAAAACTGTAGGACATATTTAAGAAAAATTTCATAAGTTAAGCCTAACAattgaaattaaatgtaaaataaattttaaaagtttgaaaATTAGATTTCAGttaaaggatttttttttgctaggggctttacgttgcaccgacacagatacgtcttatggcgacgatgggataggaaaggcctaggagttggaaggaagtggccgtggccttaattaaggtacagccccagcatttgcctggtgtgaaaatgggaaaccacggaaaaccatcttcagggctgccgatagtgggattcgaacctactatctcccagatgcaagctcacagccgcgcacggccaactcgcccggtcagttaaaGGATCATGATATATGCAGTATGATTTCAGAATTGCATAATGTACTGGGAATTTATACTAGGGATCATTTTACTTTTCAGTGATAGGTAATGAATGGTTTGAGGGTGAAATTGATCATGATCCTTtaactgaaatgtaattttcaaacttttaaaattaattttacatttcatttcattaaaacaCAGATAATAATAGAGTTCCATTCTAGGTGAAGTATATGCCTGGACAtctgtcaaccaaacttcatttttACAGTCTGTTAATTCAGGTATGAGTATTTTGGCAGTGAGCTTTCAAAGAAATGAACAGTGATGAGAGAGTTATAGAAAGAACAAAACAGTTGTTTTTCACTAAAGTAGGCTTTTGGACTGTCAGATCATGTTTAtcaatttattgaaattatttcaacaaGTGAAACTGGCGTCTTTGGAGTGATGGTGAATGATACAGTCTTTCTGAATCAATGATGTGTGACAGTAGAATGTGGTTTATTTTGGTGAGAAAGTTCTAAATTATGTgacaattgtgtgtgtgtgtgtgtgtgtgtgtgcacctaGAAACTTTTAGTctatttgagagagagagagagagagagagatttattaaagaaataaatcatccgtcctccaatgagggtgaccattcagaTCTGGAATACAGTTACAATATCAATGGAGTTTAAAtatataaaaagtgaaaatttagtCTTTAATGCTGTTATattcttttttccagggttagtgggggacaaatgttaatcacgttctcaggtatagatggaagagaatgatttgtagagagtccctcagtatctgttatttcttctatttcacagaatggaactttcaaattttgtaagaagGTTGATGTCTGACTAGAGAAGGTACCTCTTGCTccaaatagcaggcctctgacaatccaccgatcagcTAGTAATTTATACTTTATTAACAGGtgaggcaagcacggaacataaatagcttgcttttctaggtccacatcccgagcctgatttaggtctctttcaaagcgaatggtgggatctaagacaattgctttaatgtcctctctgttgatggctatgatgtcagctctccgattagagtcatcggtagagacgcagtgaacctcctcgtgcacctcccatccacgctgtgtCAAGCCTTGAGCAATTGATGTCCTTACACGGTGGTGGCAATGGTTGTGCATTAGCTCAGTGCTCCcaagaatcccagcacatgtccaagggtttctgtctcactGCAACCATtctggcggcaacgggttgtgttggaTGACTACTGGGAACTGACCTGACTGCAGTGAGGCTACACGAcatcttcactgcatttatgtattcagaagaggacagaggtgatttataagtcatccaggagtttgctttcgggcagtctgaatataacactactcccttTCCTTTGTGTGACAACTGGCACCATGACTGAAAAGATCGATTTCTCACATTTTcatgtagttttcttccgtcaatctttgaGGGAAGACTTTATTTTTGTAcatcaagtctgtggagtgccataacTTGTTCTTCACATAACTTACTTACGTATTGTAGGTGAACATCCTGAATATGGAGTAAGCGATTGCAAATATTGTAATGTTGTATATTGGCTTCCCATTCTGTGCAAATTAtccccatccctctgacctttctggctGTGGTTAAGTATGGTTTTTACACAGATTGGCCACTAGCACAGGCCTGTCCTAGGTTCTCTGATGGCAGAAGCCGTGTTGGATGTAACCTCAAGGTTGTGTCTGCGAATTATCTGTGGATATTGCATCTATTTAACTATAATACAACCAAGGTATAGAAATGGATGATCTgtaaacataatacaataggcctgatacctggaaCCAATCTCCCTACAGTGCCAGGTTTACGAAGGATTTcctcttgtgacaactaccgaaatattgagcggttctcttttggAGTCTTGGTTCCTTCCtttcactaattgcgggcaggaaccagttaggcttgggacagatttatggctttatggactCCAGAtactttatatatcaccattctctcatACCAATATCAAGAGTCGcttcaccacaagcaaaaataactgcatgagATGTATGAAAGACTCACTTCTCGAGATAAACTTgagtatacctaagtgaaaatcaataaacataattatttagaaattatccacAATGctgtacagtttgtatccgccaagacactaactttgcagaTACATATGTGGATATCCACATTAATGTAGAACTCTACTTACGAGAACAGGTCTCTCATATCCTTGGAGTCACTAAATAAGAAATACTCTAATATTTTGTGAGAGAATGTAGATGGTTTCTGTTCATTGTTGAACAGGTAAATACTCTAATATTTTGTGAGAGAATGTAGATGGTTTCTGTTCATTGTTGAACAGGTAGTCTTTCATTACCATCCATTATATTTATGGTGTACAGTAGAATTACCTTATTACTTCTTGTACAATAGGGTGTTTAGATATTCCCTTAACAATTTTGTAGCAATTATTTTAATGgtcaaattatttctttctttggaAATATACTTAAGTTACTTACATTTTTCCATATAAATTACACAAGTGCATCATTGATGCTGACTGACTACACATGCAAGTAATTCTCAAATTTAAATAACACTCGAAAAACGCACATATATAACAACCTCCTGTAAGTCCAATAAAGCAGGTTTTCTCACAGAATTTCTGTATTCACCAGAAATATCTTTTAAGTTTTTCATATGTTTGATATTCTGTATAAGTCTGCTTTTCTCTTAGGATGTGTACATTTAAGGATGTTGGTTTTGCAAACATAAATATATTTAGGTCCATCTTTTCAATTTTTAGCAAAAAATGCAAGTTAACTTCTTACTTTCCTGTATGTTTTAACAATGATTTTCTTATCCTACTTTTCAGAATTTCCATCCTCTCTGCCAGTTGGAACAGACTGTGATAGAGTTCCAACATAGAAGCTATGAATATCGACCAAGTTTTTACCACGAACTGAGTTGCAAGAAATCCCAGTCACAGGAAGTAGATACTCTGACCATTCATGGCAAGGTAAGAGATaatactgacaaacaattttgaacTGAAGTCTACTCTGTAACAGGAACATAGGATGACTGAAAAACTTTCATGTTTCTGTAGCGCTCACTGGACCAAGTACGGTTCCATAACGACAGACATACTGCACATCCAAAAATGTCCTCTTAAGAATATATAACAATAAAGCTATAccttttccagaaaaaaaaaaaaatagatatgaGTAGAGAAATATGACTAGCCAACTAAACTTGCCAGAAATGAGGAGGAAATATTGTGCTCCGTACTATACCGTTGTATGGGATGTTAAAAAAACCTGAATTACATGCTATAACTAAGTTTGCATTTAAAAGAATTATCAtttcacattcattcattcattcagcgttcagtctgcaagcctctgtgaatttactaaacattgccacaatcctctatttgcaactagggctgtggcctcatttagttctatacctcttatctctaaattgttacaaactgagcctaaccaccgtcgccttggtctccctctacttctcttaccctccataacagagtccattattctcctaggtaacctatcctcctccattcgcctcacatgaccccaccaccaaagccggtttatgcgtacagcttcgtccattgagttcattcctaaattagcccttatctcctcattccaagtaccctcctgccattgttaccacctgtttgtgccagcaatcattctcgctactttcatgtctgttacttctaacttatgaataagatatcctgagtccagcctgctttcgctcccataaagcaaagttggtctgaaaacagaccgatgtaaagatagtattGTCTAGGAGCacacttccttcttagagaatactgttgatcgcaactgcaagctcactgcattagctttactgcacctcaattcaatctcacttactatattaccatcctgggagaacacaatgTAAATACATGAAATAAtccacctgttctagttttgtatcaccaatctgacattcaattctgttgaatttcttacctactgacatcaatttagtcttcgaaaggctaattttcataccatacttattgcacctattttcaaggtctgccattaagaccaagttgtctgcataggccagactgcttactaaatttccacctaactaaatccctccctgctgatttatacctttcagcagatgatccatgtaaactatgaacagcaaaggtgaaagattacagccttgtctaactcctgtatataaatatatatatatatatatatatatatatatatatacatacatacagagagagaaagagaaaagaagaggaaatggaaCACACAATAAGACGAacataatggcaggtcagtgtgggaaaagtggcaacagaaagaggagacaagggcaAACACGAAAACACAAAAGGACGAAGGCAATTTCCACATCTTCGTACACTGCCATCTTCAGATACCATGGATAAGTTCTCTCTTCTTCAATCCCAGTTCtatatccatctcttctcagcccccaacaagCAAATTTCTGCTCTCCGGCTTCATCACGAGGGTGGGCATCAATAACGTAAATTTTTTAGTAATGTACAGGAAAGTTGTAAAAATGGCAggatactgagctcgatagctgcagtcgcttcagtgggaccagtatctagtattcgggagatagtgggttcgaaccccactttcggcagccctgaagatgattttccgtggcttccccattttcacaccaggcacatgctggggctgtaccttaattaaggccacggccgcttctttcccgttcctagccctttcctgtctcatcgtcgccataagacctatctgtgttggtgtgacctaaagcaacttgcaaaaaaaaaaaaaaaaaatggcaggtTTGCAGAATCCACAGGCGATTACTGACTTTTGTAATATTATGTATGTTAATGTTAAGGTAATTTTCTTTGACTTTAAACACATAGTAAAATAAGTCTACTTAATTGATTTATACATACATATTTTAGTTGTAAGTCAGTGCTTACAAAACCACTTCTGAAAAAAGGAAACGAATGTCCCTTATTGACCTGTAAATATGGTAGTCTAAGCCAAACTTATTCGACTGCTGAGGGTTATCAATTTCCTTCCAAGTGTAATTTCTTCAAAAATTGCATTTTCATTGTTTGCATTTACAGCACACATTAAATGCATTACTACACAAATTTGGTGGAGCTGCTCATCCCTGTATCTGCAATGCTGGATGAATGGACTTTGTCTCTCACTTTGAAAATCCTGGACATTGATACATAAATGTCATTTTACATGCACTGCTTTATACAAACAAGTTCAAAATGGAATGTGTGTGTTTCGTTTCAGTGTGCCTTCCCACTGTTACACTGCGTGCAGGTCTACCATGAACTTCACATCGCCCGTCGTCACATCAACTCTACTTGTTGGGAACCTCAGACCGTGGTAGTGAAGGCAGGCTGCGAGTGTATGTGGCCAGAGCATGAGCTTGGAAGTCCCACTGATCATTATTAATGCAAAGCTGGTTTCATCAGTTTTAATAGGTGTATGTTCCTCAGTAATACTGATGTATCTTTAGCTCATTAATTaattgtttcttttatttatttacacagtTACCACCAAGGTATACAAATCATGTACATCTTAACCTGTAATATATATGaagaatattaaatataataatgcAGTGTAGCGTTTATGTATCATTTGTGTACTATTATCCCTACCAAAAGAAGTTCACAATTTTCTCCAAGACAGGGTTGAGaacattaaaaatgtaaataagtaggcctaccaaCTACAATATCACTACAACCAATGGATTTATCTTTGAGTTCCAATTAAAAACAAAATGTAGCTCTTCAGTGaaaatgaaattagattcacacaAAGTCATTGAACACTGCATCAGACATTCTGGTCTTCATCAGCAGTTTACATTAACTGTCCCTGTTTCTAGTTAAAGTTTTGGAATAAAGACATAATATAGAAATAGTAGCATGTATCCGTGGCTTCGCCTGTTTCATTAATTCAACCATTAGATTATGAGCATCCGCAGCATCTTTTCCGGGAAGAGGGGCACATCAACACTTTTCCAGGTCAACTTTCCTGCTATAAAGAAGATACATTATTTTGTTTCATTACAAACCTAGATGATGATTTTTCGTTGCATTCTTTACTTGCTTTGTTAAATGCAGCACTTCGCTGCTCTGAAATCATTGGTTACTTTATGGCCAGAGATTTTGAGCACAAAAGTTTGTTCttcctcttctgtgattcattatcaaaaTGTTCAGTTCTTAAAATGGTCACAAACAATAAAATGATCACGTCGTATTTCCAAAAAATTAGAAATAAATCAAGCAGTTCATTAAAATGGTTATGTTAACCCAGTTAGCCAATTTTCTAAACAActggatatattttgagataacCCTAAGTCACTATGTTAAATTAAACTGTAGAAATATCCCTAACTCAACCTGGCTAATAATTCAAATAGCACACACAAAGGCataatttgtcagttacttaaaaTTAACGTTTAATAAAAATCTAGTTTGTACTCACCGTTACGGTGAATCACCacatttttcctcttcttcacagccaatTATGAATGAATACCTTGCAGTGCTCTTGctagaataatgaaacacttgtacaaagtgaaagactttgtaatgttcattttatttccttgCACACTTAGTTTCATGACAGTGGTAAAAAGCACTGACTAGGGAAATGATCTGGCTATTTTAAATGAGAAGCAAAAAGTATGAATCAAAAAAATTGTACTGCTTTAGCAGCATTACAAATATGAAGGCTGTTTTGTAATACGATTTCCAGCACACATTCATTCATTAAATCAAAACGTCTTTCACTTGACAAATAttatctattatttttatataaatggaCGTAAACCATTCTTAAACCTGAAAAAAATTGTTTAAATGAATTTTTGTTACATAGTATGTCCTTAAACATCAGAATTGGGTAAGAGAAGTTGCACTCTTCTACAAGCTTCTCTAGAAAATTGTGTGAGAACATGTTTAATCAACTTCTGTTTGTCCTCTGCTACTCTTTCATGGTGCAAAGCCCACTAAGTCGATCATTTGTCATTGTCGATCTAAACCAGTACTTCACCTTACGAAGCGTGCTGAAACTCCTCTCCACTGTGCACGTTGTCACAGGCAGGGAAATACAAATTTTTAAAACACCACCTAC containing:
- the LOC136876292 gene encoding uncharacterized protein isoform X2, with amino-acid sequence MFLIFRCILATLVALTFAAPAWSQDDEVQVEYAVRSLGDWKVPVKILQQANTKQVVPPADYQDGFGISPEDEPRNSIRFEKPVETYRVPTERRYFTRDLNMTREMLNSFGRRQLQPSSTVTVNKDNFHPLCQLEQTVIEFQHRSYEYRPSFYHELSCKKSQSQEVDTLTIHGKCAFPLLHCVQVYHELHIARRHINSTCWEPQTVVVKAGCECMWPEHELGSPTDHY
- the LOC136876292 gene encoding uncharacterized protein isoform X1 — encoded protein: MVDIMIARRQIFRCILATLVALTFAAPAWSQDDEVQVEYAVRSLGDWKVPVKILQQANTKQVVPPADYQDGFGISPEDEPRNSIRFEKPVETYRVPTERRYFTRDLNMTREMLNSFGRRQLQPSSTVTVNKDNFHPLCQLEQTVIEFQHRSYEYRPSFYHELSCKKSQSQEVDTLTIHGKCAFPLLHCVQVYHELHIARRHINSTCWEPQTVVVKAGCECMWPEHELGSPTDHY